Proteins from one Niallia circulans genomic window:
- a CDS encoding STAS domain-containing protein, protein MSLSNGSVYHYIMEKAPIITEKWFAIKDGEEGSIYSKDSTDSVNNLLRSQHAFTIETVISSFLDDEAVFSANLSKWANEIAKSRVKLGVPVHQVLHALSLTRQTVWEMITTFIEELGDVPQATILHWSSVFHLTFDKLNNEFTEMYHEYTLKRMQAQQETINELSNPIIPIINHIGVLPIIGAIDITRGNLILENVPASCKAKQIRHLLIDLSGVSTIDTMVLQKLLSLVKILKYTGMESSISGLRPDIAQVIYNLGISLEDIPTYSTLKQALSKLGLSVSS, encoded by the coding sequence ATGTCTCTATCTAACGGCTCTGTTTATCACTATATAATGGAAAAGGCTCCAATAATTACGGAAAAATGGTTCGCCATAAAAGACGGCGAAGAGGGATCCATTTACAGTAAAGATTCAACTGACTCTGTTAATAATCTACTCAGGTCCCAACATGCATTCACAATTGAAACTGTCATCAGTTCTTTTTTAGATGATGAGGCTGTCTTCTCCGCCAATTTATCGAAATGGGCGAATGAAATTGCCAAAAGCAGAGTAAAACTTGGCGTCCCAGTTCACCAAGTACTGCATGCTTTAAGTCTGACAAGGCAAACCGTTTGGGAAATGATTACTACATTCATTGAAGAACTAGGAGATGTTCCACAGGCAACCATATTGCATTGGAGTTCGGTCTTCCATCTCACGTTTGACAAATTGAACAATGAATTTACTGAAATGTACCACGAATACACTCTTAAAAGAATGCAGGCACAGCAAGAAACAATCAATGAATTAAGCAACCCGATTATCCCCATTATTAATCATATTGGAGTTCTGCCTATTATTGGAGCCATTGACATAACAAGAGGAAATTTAATCTTAGAAAATGTACCTGCAAGCTGCAAAGCTAAGCAAATTAGACATCTTCTTATCGATCTTTCTGGAGTATCTACCATTGATACAATGGTGCTGCAAAAGCTGCTAAGCTTAGTAAAGATTCTGAAATACACCGGTATGGAATCTAGTATATCTGGGCTAAGACCCGATATAGCTCAAGTCATCTATAATTTAGGGATTAGCCTTGAGGATATCCCAACATATAGCACACTCAAGCAGGCACTTTCAAAGCTTGGTCTATCTGTATCTTCCTAA
- the prfA gene encoding peptide chain release factor 1 — translation MFDRLQAVEDRYDRLNELLSDPEIVNDTKKLRDYSKEQSDIQETVEVYREYKEVKAQNQDARSMLEEKLDSEMRAMVKEELDETAAKIEELEGRLRILLIPKDPNDDKNVIMEVRGAAGGDEAALFAGDLFRMYSRYAESQGWKMEVIDASSTGVGGYKEIIFMINGKGAYSKLKFENGAHRVQRVPETESGGRIHTSTATVACLPEAEEVEIEIHDKDIRVDTFTSSGPGGQSVNTTMSAVRLTHLPTGTVVSCQDEKSQIKNKEKAMKVLRARVYDKFQQEAQAEYDQQRKSAVGTGDRSERIRTYNFPQNRVTDHRIGLTIQKLDQILQGKMEDIIDALILEEQSSRLESASDV, via the coding sequence GTGTTTGATCGTCTGCAAGCTGTAGAGGATCGTTATGACAGGCTTAATGAGCTATTGAGCGATCCGGAAATTGTCAATGATACAAAAAAATTGCGTGATTATTCTAAAGAGCAATCAGATATACAAGAAACGGTTGAAGTTTACCGGGAATATAAAGAAGTAAAAGCTCAAAATCAAGACGCTAGATCAATGCTGGAGGAAAAGCTTGATTCAGAAATGCGTGCAATGGTTAAAGAAGAGTTAGATGAAACAGCAGCGAAAATTGAGGAATTGGAAGGGCGTCTAAGAATACTGCTGATCCCTAAAGACCCTAATGATGATAAGAACGTTATCATGGAAGTTCGCGGAGCAGCAGGTGGAGACGAAGCGGCATTATTTGCTGGAGACTTGTTCCGTATGTACAGCCGCTATGCAGAATCCCAAGGCTGGAAGATGGAAGTAATTGATGCGAGTTCAACAGGTGTTGGAGGATATAAGGAAATCATTTTCATGATAAACGGAAAAGGTGCCTACTCAAAGCTTAAGTTCGAAAATGGAGCACACAGGGTGCAACGTGTGCCTGAAACAGAATCTGGCGGAAGAATTCATACTTCAACTGCAACTGTTGCATGTCTGCCTGAAGCAGAAGAGGTTGAAATTGAAATCCACGATAAGGATATCCGTGTTGATACATTTACTTCAAGCGGGCCTGGTGGACAAAGTGTTAACACTACAATGTCAGCAGTAAGATTGACGCATTTACCGACAGGAACAGTTGTATCCTGTCAGGACGAAAAATCGCAAATCAAAAACAAAGAAAAAGCAATGAAAGTTTTACGTGCTCGTGTTTATGACAAGTTCCAACAAGAAGCACAAGCGGAGTATGACCAGCAGCGTAAGTCTGCGGTTGGTACAGGAGATCGTTCCGAGCGTATCAGAACATATAACTTCCCGCAAAACCGTGTAACAGATCACCGAATTGGACTAACTATTCAGAAGCTTGATCAAATCCTGCAAGGGAAAATGGAAGATATTATAGATGCTTTGATTCTTGAAGAGCAATCAAGCCGTTTAGAAAGTGCGTCAGATGTCTGA
- the prmC gene encoding peptide chain release factor N(5)-glutamine methyltransferase — translation MKVFEALKWASSYLAVHGREEYAGELLMRHVLGASRSEMLMKFREEMDEEAFQKFQKYVHLHGEGKPIQYLMGYEDFYGRTFTVNEEVLIPRPETEELVYNMLERIKVLYGSETVDLVDIGTGSGAIAITMKLEYPQLHVTATDLYEESLKVARQNAKALEAELEFVQGDLFEPFFKDQRKFDVILSNPPYIPDQDAAEMSVVVTEHEPHRALFAGAEGLDIYRRICEQLPSVLKTKGIVGFEVGMGQSEAVSTLIVNAFPSAKVNVVYDINKKDRMVFAEIGFE, via the coding sequence ATGAAAGTATTTGAAGCCCTTAAATGGGCTTCTTCTTATTTGGCTGTGCACGGTCGTGAGGAGTACGCTGGAGAATTGCTAATGCGTCATGTGTTAGGGGCGTCTCGTTCTGAGATGCTGATGAAATTCAGAGAAGAGATGGACGAGGAAGCCTTTCAGAAGTTCCAAAAGTATGTCCATCTTCATGGTGAAGGAAAACCGATACAATATTTAATGGGGTATGAGGACTTTTACGGACGGACATTTACAGTCAATGAGGAGGTTCTAATACCAAGACCTGAAACAGAAGAGCTTGTTTATAATATGTTAGAGCGAATTAAGGTGTTATATGGAAGTGAGACTGTTGATTTGGTGGATATCGGGACAGGTAGCGGGGCTATTGCAATAACGATGAAACTAGAATATCCACAGCTTCACGTGACTGCAACAGACCTATACGAAGAATCCTTGAAGGTTGCAAGGCAAAATGCAAAAGCACTTGAAGCAGAATTGGAATTTGTCCAAGGAGATTTGTTTGAACCGTTTTTTAAAGATCAAAGAAAATTTGATGTGATTTTGTCAAATCCTCCTTATATACCAGATCAAGATGCTGCTGAAATGTCTGTTGTCGTCACAGAGCATGAGCCTCATCGAGCATTATTTGCAGGAGCAGAAGGCTTGGATATTTACAGAAGAATATGCGAGCAGCTTCCTTCCGTGTTAAAGACTAAAGGCATTGTCGGCTTTGAAGTCGGCATGGGTCAAAGTGAAGCAGTCTCAACACTGATTGTGAATGCTTTTCCATCAGCAAAGGTGAATGTTGTATATGATATCAACAAGAAAGATCGAATGGTATTTGCCGAAATAGGGTTTGAGTAA
- the spoIIR gene encoding stage II sporulation protein R: protein MKRKSMATIYIFVLILSTIMSLYIPKNEVTANDEVVIPSDAIRLRILANSDSEEDQALKRKVRDAVNAEITNWVADLTSKEAAKQLLKDKQPEIQKIAEKVVMEESSDQTVKVKFGKVDFPTKLYGEFLYPAGEYEAILITLGAGEGANWWCVLFPPLCFLDFSNSVAVSDGFEEDKKEEDSKKNEEAVAEKKDKADEEAKKAKEDKKTEVKEVAKDSKEDPVYVDEEKESDVEVKFFLVELWDKIFG, encoded by the coding sequence ATGAAAAGAAAATCAATGGCAACAATTTATATATTTGTACTTATCCTATCAACTATTATGAGTTTATATATACCGAAAAATGAAGTGACAGCAAATGACGAAGTGGTAATTCCAAGTGATGCTATTAGACTAAGAATATTGGCAAATAGCGATAGTGAAGAGGACCAAGCTTTAAAGAGAAAAGTAAGGGACGCAGTCAATGCAGAAATAACAAATTGGGTAGCAGATTTAACTTCTAAAGAAGCGGCAAAACAGCTTTTAAAGGATAAACAGCCGGAAATTCAAAAGATAGCAGAAAAGGTAGTTATGGAAGAAAGCTCAGATCAGACAGTTAAGGTGAAATTCGGTAAAGTAGATTTTCCTACAAAGCTATACGGAGAGTTTTTATATCCTGCTGGTGAATACGAAGCGATTTTAATTACATTAGGAGCAGGAGAAGGCGCAAATTGGTGGTGTGTACTGTTTCCACCATTATGTTTTCTTGATTTTTCTAACAGTGTTGCTGTAAGTGATGGCTTTGAAGAGGATAAGAAGGAAGAAGATAGCAAGAAGAACGAAGAAGCAGTAGCAGAAAAGAAAGACAAAGCAGACGAAGAAGCAAAGAAAGCTAAGGAAGACAAAAAAACAGAAGTGAAAGAAGTAGCAAAAGACAGTAAAGAAGATCCTGTTTATGTGGATGAAGAAAAAGAGAGTGACGTAGAAGTAAAGTTCTTCCTGGTTGAGTTATGGGATAAAATCTTTGGATGA
- a CDS encoding GNAT family N-acetyltransferase, translated as MEHTVRKAASGDIEGLKSFLGRTEVELQGLENWMDFCLVAEDTHSGELMGTIGIQPYADAGLLRALVLKNGSAEDILYLLQQAIRLAKEQKLGMLYCVVNNKNARNLFLLLGFKEINVEDLPMDVRESSTVKTAEAVNNSKIMYYSINNVDN; from the coding sequence ATGGAGCATACTGTTAGAAAAGCAGCTAGTGGAGATATAGAGGGTCTTAAAAGCTTTCTAGGGAGAACGGAAGTCGAATTGCAGGGTTTAGAGAATTGGATGGACTTCTGCCTAGTTGCGGAGGATACGCATTCAGGGGAATTAATGGGGACAATTGGCATTCAGCCCTACGCTGACGCTGGGTTGTTAAGAGCGCTCGTCCTTAAAAATGGATCAGCTGAAGACATTTTGTACTTGCTTCAACAGGCCATAAGGTTGGCTAAAGAACAAAAATTAGGTATGCTATATTGCGTGGTGAATAATAAGAATGCAAGGAATCTCTTTCTTTTGCTCGGGTTTAAGGAGATAAATGTCGAAGATTTGCCTATGGATGTTAGAGAATCATCAACAGTTAAGACAGCGGAAGCTGTTAATAACTCGAAAATCATGTATTATTCGATAAATAATGTGGATAATTAG
- a CDS encoding L-threonylcarbamoyladenylate synthase: protein MKTKLWSVDKYVDIGSGYPQIEQAADLLNKNEVIAFPTETVYGLGGNAKNDEAIAKIFAAKGRPSDNPLIIHIAKKEQLAELVKEVPEKAEQLMEAFWPGALTIIFQLKEGALSKLASAGLNTVGIRMPDHPVALKLLELANLPIAAPSANTSGKPSPTTALHVKEDLDAVIAGIVDGGPTGVGVESTVIDCTDSIPVILRPGGVSQEDIEKVIGEVQLDKALINKDSAPKAPGMKYTHYAPNAPLFLVQAPRERIQELVAEQHRNGKKAGILTTEENKDYYQADYIFVCGQRADLSTVAANLYDGLRSFNHSDVDIIFAEVFPYEGVGHAIMNRLMKAASHQVID, encoded by the coding sequence ATGAAGACAAAATTATGGTCAGTGGATAAGTATGTGGATATAGGTAGTGGTTATCCACAAATTGAACAGGCTGCAGACCTTTTAAACAAAAATGAAGTAATCGCCTTTCCAACAGAAACAGTTTATGGACTTGGAGGGAACGCAAAAAATGATGAAGCAATTGCGAAGATATTTGCCGCAAAAGGCAGACCATCTGATAACCCGCTCATCATCCATATAGCAAAAAAAGAGCAGTTGGCAGAACTCGTGAAGGAAGTGCCAGAGAAGGCAGAGCAGTTAATGGAAGCCTTCTGGCCGGGGGCGCTTACGATTATTTTCCAGCTTAAAGAAGGTGCATTGTCGAAGCTGGCAAGTGCCGGACTGAATACTGTTGGCATAAGAATGCCTGATCATCCGGTTGCATTAAAATTATTGGAGCTTGCCAATTTACCGATTGCAGCGCCAAGTGCTAATACATCTGGAAAGCCAAGCCCTACTACTGCGCTTCATGTAAAGGAGGATTTAGATGCAGTTATTGCCGGGATTGTGGATGGCGGTCCGACGGGTGTTGGTGTGGAATCGACGGTTATTGATTGTACGGATAGCATCCCTGTAATACTTCGTCCAGGAGGTGTGTCCCAGGAGGACATTGAAAAGGTAATTGGGGAAGTGCAGCTAGATAAAGCCCTTATCAATAAAGATTCCGCTCCAAAAGCACCCGGTATGAAGTATACACATTATGCACCGAATGCACCGTTGTTTTTAGTGCAAGCACCAAGGGAAAGAATTCAAGAATTGGTTGCAGAACAGCACCGCAACGGCAAAAAGGCAGGAATACTCACAACAGAAGAAAACAAAGATTATTATCAAGCAGATTATATTTTTGTATGCGGACAAAGAGCTGACTTATCCACAGTTGCTGCAAATCTATATGATGGTTTAAGAAGTTTTAACCATAGTGATGTTGATATTATTTTCGCAGAGGTATTTCCATATGAAGGAGTGGGGCATGCCATCATGAATCGTTTAATGAAAGCAGCCTCTCACCAAGTTATTGATTGA
- a CDS encoding manganese efflux pump MntP family protein, translated as MSTLIGEIFTLVLMAFALGMDAFSVGLGMGMYRLRLRQIMKIGIVIGVFHVIMPLLGILAGRFLSDNFGGIAGIIGGVLLLILGVQMIWAGFKEEDAYKITPVGFGLIVFAVSVSLDSFSVGLSLGIYKAKTWLVLLAFGLSATLLTWLGLIIGRKAQGLLGNYGEVLGGGILLAFGIKLLLHL; from the coding sequence ATGTCTACACTAATCGGAGAAATATTTACACTTGTTCTAATGGCATTCGCTTTAGGAATGGACGCATTTTCTGTTGGGCTAGGAATGGGAATGTACAGGCTCAGGCTAAGGCAAATAATGAAAATTGGAATTGTTATTGGAGTATTTCATGTCATCATGCCGTTGTTGGGGATTCTTGCAGGGAGATTTCTGTCTGATAATTTTGGAGGGATTGCTGGGATTATCGGTGGAGTACTCCTGCTTATTTTAGGTGTGCAAATGATATGGGCAGGCTTTAAGGAAGAGGATGCCTACAAAATTACACCAGTTGGCTTTGGTCTTATTGTGTTTGCGGTCAGCGTTAGTTTGGATAGCTTTTCCGTAGGGCTAAGCTTAGGTATTTATAAGGCCAAAACATGGCTTGTTCTGCTTGCCTTCGGCTTAAGTGCAACATTGTTAACATGGCTTGGTTTAATTATTGGCAGAAAAGCTCAGGGCCTTCTTGGGAATTATGGGGAGGTTTTAGGTGGAGGGATACTGCTTGCCTTTGGCATTAAGCTGCTTTTACACCTATAG
- a CDS encoding low molecular weight protein arginine phosphatase — MVRVLFVCTGNTCRSPMAEAILKNRGKGNMEVKSAGVYAIDGSEASYQVKEVLTEKGIKHNHLSTMLNADLIDWATHVFTMTVGHKNAIVSQFPHAIEKTFTLKEFVNDDKYGDIVDPFGGSVELYRKTYQELDGLIQSLIKKLQEEF; from the coding sequence ATGGTGCGAGTATTGTTTGTTTGTACGGGAAACACTTGTCGAAGCCCAATGGCAGAAGCCATCCTTAAAAACAGGGGAAAAGGGAATATGGAAGTAAAGTCTGCTGGAGTTTATGCAATAGATGGTTCAGAAGCTTCCTATCAAGTAAAGGAAGTGTTGACAGAAAAGGGGATAAAGCATAATCACCTTTCCACAATGCTGAATGCTGATTTAATTGATTGGGCAACACATGTGTTTACAATGACAGTTGGACATAAGAATGCAATTGTCAGCCAATTTCCCCATGCAATTGAAAAAACATTTACATTAAAGGAATTTGTAAATGATGATAAGTATGGTGATATTGTTGATCCATTTGGAGGTTCGGTCGAGCTTTACAGAAAAACATATCAGGAATTGGATGGCTTGATCCAGTCACTTATCAAAAAATTACAAGAGGAATTCTAG
- a CDS encoding methyl-accepting chemotaxis protein: MEKIASYKFSLRKKLALFITILALITYSTSAFFIYVLYPLLPGIGISAFVFNLITLTLGVLWSGFLAFLAAGFIIKPLQRLEKSAIKAAHGNLSDDVKLSSSDDEIRSLGMAYNDMLSNLREMVKSIEKNFNSTNATVKAITGKSQEAQEQTDSITRAVEEIAGGSEVAANSVQATAEAVEQSMNIAQTVQETADHTQAISNEMLSNLDETNKVVHSLVAGLKQLAEENSRSLSSVKSLEENAAKIGDILKLVGTIATQTNLLALNASIEAARAGEHGKGFAVVAEEVRVLADESAKAVDGVAELIDNMQSEVRNVAVQIKKQVQSANAEAEQGVKTNATLQEMTAIVKQMADSTKHITQQVHQQMEQIEHTSRQSQEVAAIAEETSAGTQQVMVIAENQAKIINEVDVLTLELQQQAEQLKETITRFKV; this comes from the coding sequence ATGGAAAAGATTGCTTCATATAAGTTCAGCTTGAGAAAAAAACTTGCATTATTTATTACCATTCTAGCGCTTATTACGTATTCAACAAGTGCATTTTTCATCTACGTCCTATATCCTTTGCTTCCAGGAATCGGAATCAGCGCCTTTGTATTCAATCTTATTACATTGACATTGGGTGTGCTATGGTCTGGTTTTTTGGCATTTTTAGCAGCCGGCTTTATTATTAAACCACTGCAAAGATTAGAGAAAAGTGCTATTAAAGCAGCACATGGCAATCTTAGTGATGATGTGAAATTGTCAAGCTCAGATGATGAGATTCGATCACTTGGCATGGCTTATAATGATATGCTTTCTAATTTAAGAGAAATGGTTAAAAGTATTGAAAAAAACTTCAATAGTACGAATGCGACTGTTAAGGCAATTACCGGCAAATCGCAGGAAGCTCAAGAACAGACTGATTCTATTACAAGGGCAGTAGAAGAAATTGCAGGCGGATCAGAGGTAGCGGCTAATTCTGTGCAAGCGACGGCTGAAGCGGTGGAGCAATCAATGAATATCGCCCAAACAGTTCAAGAAACGGCAGATCATACTCAAGCAATCTCAAATGAAATGCTTTCAAACCTTGATGAGACAAATAAAGTAGTTCATTCACTTGTGGCAGGGCTTAAGCAATTGGCAGAAGAGAATAGCCGCTCCTTATCTTCTGTGAAAAGCTTGGAGGAAAATGCAGCGAAAATTGGTGATATTCTTAAGCTTGTTGGAACGATTGCAACGCAAACGAATCTCCTTGCTTTAAATGCATCTATAGAAGCTGCAAGAGCAGGGGAACATGGTAAAGGCTTTGCAGTTGTTGCTGAAGAGGTTCGAGTACTTGCAGATGAAAGTGCAAAAGCAGTTGATGGAGTAGCAGAGCTTATCGACAATATGCAATCAGAAGTTAGGAATGTTGCCGTGCAAATTAAGAAGCAGGTACAAAGCGCTAATGCAGAGGCAGAGCAAGGAGTAAAAACAAATGCTACGCTTCAGGAAATGACCGCTATTGTGAAACAAATGGCAGATTCCACAAAACATATAACACAGCAGGTTCATCAGCAGATGGAGCAGATTGAGCACACCTCTAGACAGTCGCAGGAAGTGGCGGCAATAGCGGAGGAGACATCTGCGGGAACACAGCAGGTTATGGTTATCGCAGAAAACCAAGCGAAGATTATTAATGAGGTTGATGTGCTGACACTTGAGCTGCAACAGCAGGCTGAACAGCTGAAAGAAACAATTACTAGATTTAAGGTTTAG
- the rpiB gene encoding ribose 5-phosphate isomerase B, translating to MKVAIASDHGGLTIREELKSLLEELKIEYVDFGCDCNASVDYPDYALPVAEKVANGEFDRGILICGTGIGMSIAANKVKGVRCALVHDVYSARLTREHNDSNVIAMGERVIGPGLAREITKVWLLSEFSGSRHQTRLDKIAQYELETSS from the coding sequence ATGAAAGTTGCCATTGCTTCAGATCATGGTGGTTTAACCATTAGAGAAGAATTAAAAAGTTTATTAGAAGAATTAAAAATAGAATATGTTGATTTTGGCTGTGACTGTAATGCTTCAGTCGATTACCCTGACTATGCACTGCCTGTAGCGGAAAAGGTCGCTAATGGGGAGTTTGACCGTGGAATACTTATTTGTGGAACTGGCATCGGTATGAGCATTGCTGCTAATAAAGTTAAAGGTGTTAGATGTGCCCTTGTACATGATGTATACAGTGCAAGATTGACAAGAGAGCATAATGACAGCAATGTCATTGCAATGGGTGAAAGAGTTATCGGTCCAGGACTTGCCCGGGAAATAACGAAGGTTTGGCTGCTTTCAGAATTTAGTGGCAGCAGACATCAAACAAGACTAGACAAAATAGCACAATACGAATTAGAAACATCCTCCTAA
- a CDS encoding TIGR01440 family protein, producing the protein MDINISALEEQLQSIISEYQEQAKLTDRHIFVIGCSTSEVIGQKIGTAGAIDVAGFIFQQLLEYKEEAGVELAFQCCEHLNRALVVERKLQEEKNLSEVSVIPVRQAGGAMAAYAYQHMKDPVVVEHITADGGIDIGDTLIGMHIKHVAVPIRVSHKQLGEAHVTLAKTRPKLIGGQRAVYEKTQDNESC; encoded by the coding sequence ATGGATATAAATATATCAGCTCTGGAAGAACAGCTTCAGAGCATTATTTCTGAATATCAAGAACAAGCAAAATTGACAGATCGCCATATATTTGTCATTGGCTGTAGCACAAGTGAAGTAATTGGCCAGAAAATTGGTACAGCAGGAGCAATCGACGTTGCAGGTTTCATCTTTCAACAACTTTTAGAGTACAAGGAAGAGGCAGGGGTAGAGCTAGCTTTTCAATGCTGTGAACATCTTAACAGAGCTTTAGTCGTTGAGAGAAAGCTGCAAGAGGAAAAGAATCTATCTGAAGTATCTGTTATTCCTGTGCGTCAAGCTGGAGGTGCAATGGCAGCATATGCCTATCAGCATATGAAAGATCCGGTAGTTGTTGAACATATCACTGCAGATGGCGGCATAGATATCGGGGATACTTTAATTGGCATGCATATCAAGCATGTTGCCGTGCCAATAAGGGTTTCGCACAAGCAGCTTGGCGAAGCTCATGTCACACTTGCTAAAACAAGGCCGAAATTGATTGGCGGCCAAAGGGCTGTTTATGAAAAAACACAAGATAATGAATCTTGCTAA
- the glyA gene encoding serine hydroxymethyltransferase, producing MKHLAQNDQQVYQAIQQELGRQRAKIELIASENFVSEAVMEAQGSVLTNKYAEGYPAKRYYGGCEYVDIVEDIARDRAKEIFGAEHVNVQPHSGAQANMAVYFTILEQGDTVLGMNLSHGGHLTHGSPVNFSGVQYNFIEYGVDKETEQIDYEDVLAKARANKPKLIVAGASAYPRAIDFKKFREIADEVGAYLMVDMAHIAGLVAAGLHQNPVPYADFVTTTTHKTLRGPRGGMILCKEEFGKKIDKSIFPGIQGGPLMHVISAKAVAFGETLQDDFKVYAENIIANAKRLAEGLQKEGLRLVSNGTDNHLLLVDLQTLGLTGKVAEHVLDEVGITVNKNTIPFDPASPFVTSGIRIGTAAVTSRGFDLEDMDEIASIIGFTLKNHEDQEKLAEAAKRVEALTSKFVLYKEL from the coding sequence ATGAAGCATTTAGCGCAAAACGACCAGCAAGTATATCAAGCTATCCAGCAGGAACTAGGCCGCCAAAGAGCGAAAATTGAGTTAATCGCATCAGAGAATTTCGTGAGTGAAGCAGTTATGGAGGCACAAGGTTCTGTACTGACAAATAAATATGCAGAAGGCTATCCAGCAAAACGCTACTATGGCGGCTGCGAATACGTTGATATTGTGGAAGATATCGCTCGCGACCGTGCGAAAGAGATTTTTGGAGCAGAGCATGTCAATGTTCAACCACACTCTGGCGCGCAAGCAAACATGGCTGTATATTTCACTATACTTGAGCAAGGAGATACTGTGCTCGGGATGAATCTTTCCCATGGTGGACATTTAACACATGGAAGTCCTGTTAACTTCAGCGGAGTCCAATATAATTTTATAGAGTATGGCGTAGATAAAGAAACAGAGCAAATCGACTATGAGGACGTGCTGGCAAAAGCGCGCGCAAATAAGCCGAAATTGATTGTAGCTGGTGCGAGTGCATATCCTCGTGCGATTGACTTCAAAAAATTCCGTGAGATTGCTGACGAAGTTGGAGCATATTTAATGGTTGATATGGCTCATATTGCCGGTCTTGTGGCTGCAGGGTTACATCAAAATCCAGTTCCTTATGCAGATTTTGTTACAACAACAACACATAAAACACTAAGAGGTCCTCGCGGCGGAATGATTCTTTGTAAAGAGGAATTCGGCAAAAAAATTGATAAATCCATCTTCCCTGGTATTCAAGGCGGACCGCTTATGCACGTTATTTCTGCTAAGGCTGTTGCTTTTGGAGAAACACTTCAGGATGACTTTAAAGTATATGCTGAAAACATCATTGCAAATGCAAAGCGTTTAGCTGAAGGTCTACAAAAAGAAGGATTAAGACTTGTTTCAAACGGAACGGATAATCACTTATTGCTAGTTGATTTGCAAACTCTTGGTTTGACAGGGAAAGTGGCAGAGCACGTACTTGATGAAGTTGGAATTACTGTAAACAAAAACACTATTCCATTCGATCCAGCAAGTCCATTCGTGACAAGTGGAATCCGTATTGGTACAGCAGCTGTTACTTCTCGTGGATTCGATTTAGAAGACATGGACGAAATCGCTTCTATCATCGGCTTCACATTGAAAAATCATGAAGACCAAGAAAAATTAGCTGAAGCAGCTAAAAGAGTAGAAGCATTAACTAGTAAATTTGTATTGTATAAAGAACTATAA
- the upp gene encoding uracil phosphoribosyltransferase: protein MAKVYVFDHPLIQHKLTYIREKQTGTKEFRELVDEVATLMAFEITRDMPLEEIEIDTPVSRTKSNVLSGKKIGIIPILRAGIGMVDGILKLIPAAKVGHIGLYRDPKTLKPVEYYVKLPSDVEERDFIVVDPMLATGGSAIEAINSLKTRGGKNIKFMCLIAAPEGVELLKEAHPDVDIYIAALDEKLNEKGYIVPGLGDAGDRLFGTK from the coding sequence GTGGCAAAAGTATACGTATTTGATCACCCACTTATTCAACATAAACTTACATACATTCGTGAGAAGCAAACAGGAACAAAAGAATTCAGAGAGTTAGTAGACGAAGTGGCAACATTGATGGCTTTTGAAATCACTCGTGATATGCCTTTAGAAGAAATCGAAATTGATACACCAGTTAGCAGAACGAAATCAAACGTGCTTTCTGGTAAGAAAATAGGGATTATTCCTATCCTGCGCGCAGGTATCGGTATGGTTGACGGTATCTTAAAGCTTATTCCAGCTGCAAAAGTTGGACATATTGGACTATACCGCGATCCAAAAACGCTTAAGCCTGTAGAATATTATGTGAAGCTTCCATCTGATGTGGAAGAAAGAGACTTCATCGTTGTTGATCCAATGCTTGCAACAGGCGGTTCTGCAATTGAAGCGATTAACTCCTTGAAGACTAGAGGCGGAAAAAACATCAAGTTCATGTGCTTAATTGCTGCACCTGAAGGCGTAGAGCTTTTAAAAGAAGCTCATCCAGATGTAGATATTTATATCGCTGCACTCGATGAAAAACTTAACGAAAAAGGTTACATTGTTCCAGGTCTTGGGGATGCTGGTGACCGTTTATTCGGAACTAAATAA